The DNA region CCCACAGTTGCGACGCGGTGTAGGTCGTCCAGCGCTGCATCGCCGGGAGCCGGAAGATGCGTGCGGCGACGTGGTCGCGCAGGAACCGGCCGAACGGATTGCTGGCGATGTTGATCTTGGTCACCACGCTGGTGCCGCGCAGCACGTCGGTGGCCAACGGGCGTCGCTCGGCCTGGTAGGTGTCGATCAGGGCGTCGTCAGCACGCCCATGAACGACCAACGCGAGTTTGAAGGCGAGGTTCTCGGCGTCGCCGATGCCGGTGAGCATCCCCTGACCGCCGAACGGGGCGTGGGCATGGGCGGCGTCACCGGCGATCAACACTCGGCCCCGCCGGTAGGTGTCGGCCAGTCTGCGGTGCACGGTGAAGACCGACAGCCATTCGGCACCGTTGATGTGGGCATCCCGGCCGGTGCGTTCGGGGATGATGTGCTCGATCCGGTCGAGGATTTCGCGGTCGGCCGGTCGTTGGGTGAGGCCTGGGTCGTAGGCGAACAGTCGCCAGAGATCACCGCGCCCGGTGTCATCGGGCATGGGCATCGCACCGACTATGCCGGCGGGGTGAACCCAGCCGGTCGTCCCGCCGCGGTCGAGGTCCCAGTCCAGGTGCAGGTCGGCCAGCAGCCAGCGTTCGGTCAGTTTGACTCCGGGAAACGCGATTCCGGCCAGGCTACGGGTGACGCTGGCGGTGCCGTCGCAGCCGACCAGCCAACGCGCCCCGATGGTGCTTCCGTCCTCGAGTTCGGCGTGCACGGCGTCAGGCTCGGCGCGCAGACCCACCAGGGCGCAACCCCATTCGGCAACGGTGCCGAGGTCGGCCAGTCGGGCGCGCAGCGCGGCCTCGACCTTGGCCTGCGAGATGACCATCGGCGGTGCCGCGGTGTGCATCTGCGGATCCCCGAACTCCAGCGTGGCCAGGGGGCGGTCGCCGAGGTAGTTGATGATCCGCATGGCCCGCAGCGACTCGTCGGGCAGGCTGCCCAGCGCGCCGATGCGGCCGAGGACCTCCGATCCCCGGGCATGCAGGAAGTTCGCCCGTGACGTGGTGGCGGGGCCGCCGGCGCGGTCGACGACGCGGACGCCGACGCCCTGCAGACGCAGCGCGCAGGCCAGCGCGAGGCCAGTAGGTCCCGCACCCACAACGAGGACATCGGTGTCGGCCATAGCCATAACGTAACGGAACCGTTCCGTAATGAAAAGAGCTCAGGGTTCGATGACGTGCGACGGGTCGGGTCGTCGGTGTGGCGGAGCCTGGCTGTAGTCCCGCCACGGGCCGTCGCGCTGCTCGACGGCCGCGCGCACCCCGTCGGTGGCGGCGGTCTCGACGAACCGCAGCGCATCGGGGGTGTTACGCATCAGTCC from Mycobacterium sp. SMC-4 includes:
- a CDS encoding FAD-dependent monooxygenase, coding for MADTDVLVVGAGPTGLALACALRLQGVGVRVVDRAGGPATTSRANFLHARGSEVLGRIGALGSLPDESLRAMRIINYLGDRPLATLEFGDPQMHTAAPPMVISQAKVEAALRARLADLGTVAEWGCALVGLRAEPDAVHAELEDGSTIGARWLVGCDGTASVTRSLAGIAFPGVKLTERWLLADLHLDWDLDRGGTTGWVHPAGIVGAMPMPDDTGRGDLWRLFAYDPGLTQRPADREILDRIEHIIPERTGRDAHINGAEWLSVFTVHRRLADTYRRGRVLIAGDAAHAHAPFGGQGMLTGIGDAENLAFKLALVVHGRADDALIDTYQAERRPLATDVLRGTSVVTKINIASNPFGRFLRDHVAARIFRLPAMQRWTTYTASQLWVSYHKGPLGGSGRRLRPGDRVADTVCHRPDGTATSIHRELGAHWALLLPADADRAPAEVARGHLGDFVTTLNHRSDEVLLIRPDAHLAWRGAASDSASLDRWLTGALQTGRAR